The following proteins are encoded in a genomic region of Palaemon carinicauda isolate YSFRI2023 chromosome 19, ASM3689809v2, whole genome shotgun sequence:
- the LOC137658135 gene encoding uncharacterized protein, whose amino-acid sequence MKQLTKKLLWALFTAILMRPGLEAAPRESPKQGQKQGPKAEPLFQPTKDDFVKSESLSTLDLLKPDVAYETHIHDYPYKHVTPQLFENSMVDLLKYLEKQFHFVRVVDKDDALATDVLDDSWSEWLGYFQQILPIIKSTVDANDIENPADDAPSSIWEELGELFLKRVFVKEKDSTDINGDGQGENDLNIYYESLKVDPIGKLANMALNAIKDYSGYDALSHWWHTTKKEFQKYITNPEEVLFPEVEEPAKEDVGGVGGVVAFPIPGILSISKYDPVSLGVNAILAIIFHSIFWGSYLPYSGIENVFSDYDYAYYDEAAEDAEEGEEAPAEEDAEEGDESAAEDDAAEGDAAEDDAATGEGAPPEDGAPTGDGAPTGEGGVDGDGSRIDSYASYSYPYYNQHQDQPYSWDTSHYAVFSSKTGRPPLPYGHYSHYGGSSQRNYHPSASSSYSQRAYRPRPVSRYRGKRNDNVD is encoded by the exons ATGAAGCAGCTGACGAAGAAGCTGCTTTGGGCCCTATTCACTGCGATATTGATGCGGCCAGGGTTAGAAGCAGCGCCCCGAGAGAGCCCAAAACAGGGCCAAAAACAGGGCCCAAAGGCTGAACCTTTATTCCAACCGACGAAAGATGATTTCGTCAAGTCGGAGTCCCTAAGTACTCTTGACCTACTGAAGCCTGACGTCGCGTATGAAACCCACATTCACGACTATCCATACAAGCATGTGACGCCCCAGTTGTTCGAGAATAGCATGGTTGACTTACTGAAGTATCTGGAAAAACAGTTCCATTTCGTCAGGGTTGTCGACAAGGACGATGCTCTAGCGACTGACGTTTTAGACGACTCCTGGAGTGAATGGCTGGGTTATTTCCAACAGATCCTGCCCATCATCAAGAGCACGGTAGATGCTAATGATATAGAAAATCCTGCAGACGATGCACCCAGCTCCATCTGGGAAGAACTGGGGGAGCTATTTCTGAAAAGAGTTTTCGTCAAGGAGAAGGACTCGACGGACATAAATGGAGATGGCCAAGGAGAGAATGACCTCAACATTTATTATGAATCTTTGAAAGTCGACCCTATAGGAAAGTTAGCCAACATGGCCTTGAACGCCATCAAAGATTACTCAGGATACGACGCCCTCAGCCATTGGTGGCACACCACAAAGAAGGAGTTCCAGAAATACATCACAAACCCGGAAGAAGTTCTTTTCCCGGAAGTAGAAGAACCCGCCAAGGAAGATGTTGGCGGAGTAGGAGGTGTAGTCGCCTTTCCCATACCTGGTATTCTTTCTATCTCAAAATATGATCCTGTCTCGTTGGGCGTCAACGCAATTCTCGCCATTATCTTTCATTCCATTTTCT GGGGTTCATACCTACCATACTCCGGAATAGAAAACGTCTTCTCTGATTACGATTACGCATACTATGACGAGGCTGCTGAGGATGCAGAAGAGGGAGAAGAAGCGCCAGCTGAAGAAGACGCTGAAGAAGGCGATgaatctgcagctgaagatgaTGCAGCTGAAGGTGATGCAGCAGAAGATGATGCAGCTACTGGAGAAGGTGCACCTCCTGAAGATGGCGCACCAACTGGAGACGGTGCACCTACCGGAGAAGGTGGCGTTGATGGTGATGGATCTAGAATTGACTCTTACGCTTCTTACAGTTACCCATATTATAACCAACACCAGGACCAGCCCTACAGCTGGGATACCAGTCACTACGCAGTGTTTTCCAGCAAGACTGGAAGACCCCCTCTACCTTATGGTCATTACAGCCATTACGGTGGCTCATCTCAAAGAAATTACCACCCTAGTGCCAGTAGCTCTTACAGTCAAAGAGCGTACAGACCTCGTCCCGTGAGCAGATATAGAGGGAAGCGAAATGACAATGTGGATTAA